AACCCGTCGACGCCAAGTCTCAGGCCCCAAATATCCTCAGAGAGGAAATCGCGCGCCGGCGCGAGCTTCGTGTTGTCCTGCAGAGATGGGCCGTAGTCGACGGAGACCTCGGCCCCCACGAATTTGTTGAAATCATACCCGAGGCGAAGTCCAAGGAAGGTGCCATAATCAAGCTGCTCATCACCCTCGTAGTGCATGTAGCCGGCTCCTGCGCCGACATACCAGGGGGCCTCTTCAAACAGGTCCCGCTCCTGGGCGCGCACGATATGACAGCCTAACAACACAACAGCCGCCAAGAGAATCGATCGAAAGCATTTCATGCTAATGCAAACTCCCAAAGCGCCCTCCGGGCGCAAGTTTTCCTTGCGGTATAGCACAGCAAACCCCGAATGCAAGCGCGGATCAAATGTGAAGCAATCCCGTCAGCAGCGACACCAGCAGCAACAGGCAAAGACCCGTCAGCGTAATGGACATCCACGGCATCGGGCTTCGGTCGATTCGGCGACGATGCAGCTTGGCGGCCGTTGCCGCAACCGAGAGCGTCAGGGTCAGCAACAGTACGCCGAGAAAGGCCAGAAAATTCTCCCTGGCGTGGACCGTCTTAACGCCCGCCTTTCCTACCAGCGGCAGAATCATGCATAGAAACAGGAAACTGAGACCGGCTGCGATGGTGAGGGCGGTCCCCGCCCCCGCAAACAGCGGGCTTACGCTCTGATGTGCGTGTCGGTCGCCAGATTCTGGACGGGCCATGTCTGATAATGCTCCCATTTGACTCAGGTTGTACCCGGACCGGCCGGCGCCGGCAAGGGCTGGGTCCGCCAACGCCGGTGCATCCAGATCCATTGGTCCGGATGCTGCCGTATAACATCTTCAATGATTCGCGTATAGCGTTGAGTCGCGTCCTGAATGGTTTCCGGCCTGCGGTCCGCCGGAGGATCCAGCGGCGGCAGAATTCGGACCCGATGCGACCCATCCGGTTCCCGCACCATGAAAACCGGCAGAACCGGCGACTGCGCGTGCGCGGCGAGATAAGCGAGGCCGGGTGTTGTACACGCGGGCCGCCCGAAAAAATCCACGAATATGCCTTCGTCGCGCGTCATGTTCTGATCGAGGATAAATCCAAGGAATTCGCCGCGCTTGAGCGTGGCAAGACAGGCCCGATAGGACCCGTGCGCGGGAAGCAGCTTCAAACCGATTCGCGCTCTCGCCTCCTGCCAGTAGCGATTCGCCCCTGCGTTTTTCAGCTCCTTGGTGATAATCGTCAGCGGCACGCGGCGCGCCGCCCAGGGACCGAGCAAGTCCCAGTTCCCCAGATGCGCCGTTAAAACCAGCACGCCCCGCCCACGCTCTCTTGCGCGCTCCACGTGCTCCATGCCGTCCGCGCGGACCATGGCATCCAGCTCCGCATCCCGACCGCCAAACCACCGAATCACCTCGACGTAATTGACCGCCAAATTCTGATAAACCCGCCGAAGCCGGCGCTTGAGATCCCGCCGCGATGCGCCGGGAAAGCAGCGCGCCATGTCCGCCAGGTTGGTCTCACGATGCTTGCGGAGGGCGGCGAAAGCGATGAGGCCGACGCCGCGGCCGAAAGCTCGGGCGACACGCAGAGGCAGGGCGCATAAGATCCGCTCAACCCATTTCAGCATTCGGTACATGACCGACTGCGAGTCTACTCACCGCCGGCCCATTGCGACATTGTTTTTGTTCCAGTCGACCCCCTCCGAAAACTGGCGCGACGATCGCCAGCGCACCAAGACCCGCAGAACCAAGAATTGCCCAGGGATGGAATCGAACGAGGTGCCTAAACGCGGCGAGGGCGGCCGATAGGGCCGCCCTCGCATCTCCGGATGCGAGTAGAATCAGAACTCGTCGTAAGCGATCTGCTCTTTCTCGACGCCGAGGTCGTACAGCATCTTGTTCACGGCCGCGATCATCGGCGGCGGACCGCACAGATAGTACTCAATCTCCGTCGGATCGGGATGATTCTTCAGGTAATTTTCATAGACAACCTGATGGATGAAGCCTTTGTACCCGGTCCAATTGTCTTCAGGCAGCGGCTCGCTAAGAGCGACGTAAAACTTGAAGTTCGGATGTTCGCGCTCGATTTTGCGGAAGTCCTCCTCATAAAACATTTCGCGAAGCGACCGCGCTCCATACCAGTATGAAACCTTGCGCTTCGTCTTCTTCGTGAGGAAGAGATCGAAGATGTGGCTCCGCAGCGGCGCCATGCCCGCGCCACCGCCGATGTACACCATCTCCTTGTCGGTATCCTTGGCAAAAAATTCGCCGAACGGACCGCTGATCCACACTTTGTCCCCGGGCTTCAAACTATAAATATAGCTCGATGCAATACCGGGCTTCACGCCGGGCATGTTCGGCGGGGGCGTGGCAATACGTACATTGAGCATCACAATATTACCCTCCGCAGGGTGATTGCCCATGGAATAAGCCCGGAAACAGGGCTCCTCATTTGTAACTTCCAGATCAAAGAGCTTCAGCTTCTCCCACGCATCCCGAAACTTCGGATCAATGTCGAAATCTCGGAATCGGATGTGATATTTCGGGATGTCGATCTGAATATAGCCGCCAGCCTTGAAATTCAGATTAACGCCAGGCGGCAGATCCACGATGAGTTCCTTGATAAACGTCGCGACATTTCGGTTCGATCGAACCGTTCCCTCAAATTTCTTAATTTCAAGCACCTCGGGTGGAACATGAATTTTCAGGTCATTCTTCACCTTGAGTTGGCAGGCCAATCGGGTGCCTTGCTTAGCCTGCTGCTTATTGATATGGCCCGTCTCGGTCGGCAGGAGAGAACCTCCACCCTCGAGAACCTGGCATTTGCACATCGCGCAGGTGCCGCCGCCTCCGCAAGCGGAGGGCAAAAAAATCTTCTGATCAGCCAGCACGCTTAGAAGCGACTTGCCCGGCGGCGCTTCAATCACCTTAGCCCCGTCGTTGATGTTGATCTTGACTAACCCGGCGGGAGCCAGTTTTTTCGACGCCCAAATGATACCGAGCACCAAAAAAAGCGTCAGGCCAGTGAAAACGGCCACACTTGCGGAGACATAGGTAAGATCCATGACGGCGACTCCCATCTATCTAATTGTAAATCCCATTCGCGGCACAAACCTTACAATTTGATTCCGGCAAAACTCATAAATCCCAGCGCCATTAGGCCCGTCATGATCATGGTCATCCCGAGCCCTTTCAGCCCCTCCGGTATGTGGGAGTAGCGAAGCTTTTTGCGGACCGCGGCAAGTGCAACGATCGCAAGCGCCCAGCCTACCCCCGACGAGACGCCGAAGACCGCCGCATGAGGCAAATCATAGCCCCGTTCATTCATGAGTAGCGAGCCGCCGAGAATCGCGCAGTTCACGGCGATGAGCGGCAAAAAGATGCCGAGCGAGGTGTAAAGCTTTGGAAAATACTTGTCCAAGGTCATCTCGACGATCTGAACCATGAAGGCAATCGTGGAGATGAAGCAGATGAATGTAAGGAACGAGAGGTCCAGCGATTCAAATCCGGCAATTCCCGTCCACGCCAACGCGCCCGGCTCCAGAAAATAGGTTTTGATAAACCAGTTGGTCGGCACCGTGATCGTCTGGACAAAGATCACGGCAAGGCCCAGGCCGGTAGCCGTCTCGACCTTCTTCGAGCAGGCGAGAAACGAGCACATCCCCAGGAAGAACGACAGAAGGATGTTCTCGACGAAAATGTTCTTGATGGCGAGATTGATCAGGTCCATGGCGCCCCCCTATGCGGTCTCAAATTTCCGAATGATCTGGCGCTGCGCCCAGATGAGCAGCCCGAGGCAGAAAAACGCGCCTGGCGCTAGCAGCATCAACCCGTTGCCGATATATCCCTCGGGCAGCAGCCGGATGCCGTGCCACGTGCCAAAGCCGAGGATTTCGCGAATCGAGGCCACTGTGACCAGGACGGCGCTGTAGCCGAGGCCGTTCCCGATGCCGTCCAGCAGCGAGGGCAGTGGTTTGTTCCCCAAAGCAAACGCCTCCAGGCGCCCGAGGACGATGCAGTTCGTGATGATCAGACCCACGAACACGCTGAGCTGGCGACTGATTTCAAAGACGTAGGCTTTCAAAATCTGGTCGGCCAAAATGACCAGTGTGGAAACGACAGCCAGTTCGATGATGATCCGGATGCGGGAGGGGATGAAATTTCGGATCAGCGAGATGATCAGGTTTGAAAACGCGGTCACGGTGGTGAGGCTGATGGACATCACCAGCGCCGTATCGACCTTCGTCGTGACGGCCAACGCTGAACATATGCCAAGAATCTGAATGGTAATCGGATTGTTGTCCGACAGCGGGTCGACGACGATCTTCTTCAATTTTGAGGCCATGGCACTCTCCTACGAGCGTCGAATCAACTTGAAATACTTTTCGTACAAATCAAGGTCCCGATTGATAAATTCGGTCACGCCCTTGCCGGTCAGCGTCGCGCCGCTAATGCCATCGACCGCGTGGTCATTCCCCTGGGGATAGCGGTCGGCGACCGTACCTTTGACGACTTCAAACGGGACGCGCTGGCCGTCCCGCCAGATCACTTTGCCCTTGAAGTTGTTCTGGAACCAATCCTTCTCCACCTCGCCGCCCAGGCCCGGCGTCTCCCCGTGCTTGTAAAAGGTTACGCCGGCAATCGTGGCGAGATCCTTGTTCAGGGCAAGATAGCCGTAAATAGTCGACCAGAGGCCCTTGCCCGAGATCGGGATGGCATATTTGACAACCTCGCCATTTTCCTCATAGGTGTAGAGGGGCAGGCGCTTTCTGGCGGCAACATCCTTGGGATCAACATCCGCGCTGGTAAGA
This genomic interval from Kiritimatiellia bacterium contains the following:
- a CDS encoding lysophospholipid acyltransferase family protein, with the protein product MYRMLKWVERILCALPLRVARAFGRGVGLIAFAALRKHRETNLADMARCFPGASRRDLKRRLRRVYQNLAVNYVEVIRWFGGRDAELDAMVRADGMEHVERARERGRGVLVLTAHLGNWDLLGPWAARRVPLTIITKELKNAGANRYWQEARARIGLKLLPAHGSYRACLATLKRGEFLGFILDQNMTRDEGIFVDFFGRPACTTPGLAYLAAHAQSPVLPVFMVREPDGSHRVRILPPLDPPADRRPETIQDATQRYTRIIEDVIRQHPDQWIWMHRRWRTQPLPAPAGPGTT
- the nqrF gene encoding NADH:ubiquinone reductase (Na(+)-transporting) subunit F translates to MGVAVMDLTYVSASVAVFTGLTLFLVLGIIWASKKLAPAGLVKININDGAKVIEAPPGKSLLSVLADQKIFLPSACGGGGTCAMCKCQVLEGGGSLLPTETGHINKQQAKQGTRLACQLKVKNDLKIHVPPEVLEIKKFEGTVRSNRNVATFIKELIVDLPPGVNLNFKAGGYIQIDIPKYHIRFRDFDIDPKFRDAWEKLKLFDLEVTNEEPCFRAYSMGNHPAEGNIVMLNVRIATPPPNMPGVKPGIASSYIYSLKPGDKVWISGPFGEFFAKDTDKEMVYIGGGAGMAPLRSHIFDLFLTKKTKRKVSYWYGARSLREMFYEEDFRKIEREHPNFKFYVALSEPLPEDNWTGYKGFIHQVVYENYLKNHPDPTEIEYYLCGPPPMIAAVNKMLYDLGVEKEQIAYDEF
- the nqrE gene encoding NADH:ubiquinone reductase (Na(+)-transporting) subunit E; protein product: MDLINLAIKNIFVENILLSFFLGMCSFLACSKKVETATGLGLAVIFVQTITVPTNWFIKTYFLEPGALAWTGIAGFESLDLSFLTFICFISTIAFMVQIVEMTLDKYFPKLYTSLGIFLPLIAVNCAILGGSLLMNERGYDLPHAAVFGVSSGVGWALAIVALAAVRKKLRYSHIPEGLKGLGMTMIMTGLMALGFMSFAGIKL
- a CDS encoding NADH:ubiquinone reductase (Na(+)-transporting) subunit D → MASKLKKIVVDPLSDNNPITIQILGICSALAVTTKVDTALVMSISLTTVTAFSNLIISLIRNFIPSRIRIIIELAVVSTLVILADQILKAYVFEISRQLSVFVGLIITNCIVLGRLEAFALGNKPLPSLLDGIGNGLGYSAVLVTVASIREILGFGTWHGIRLLPEGYIGNGLMLLAPGAFFCLGLLIWAQRQIIRKFETA
- the nqrC gene encoding NADH:ubiquinone reductase (Na(+)-transporting) subunit C produces the protein MSTPRGDGYVVGFAVAVCLACSLVLSAAASALKAKQEYNVEMDRKLNVLKAFGYAIRDEQGRQISSAEVERIFREKIREIILDGETGQPIEGLTSADVDPKDVAARKRLPLYTYEENGEVVKYAIPISGKGLWSTIYGYLALNKDLATIAGVTFYKHGETPGLGGEVEKDWFQNNFKGKVIWRDGQRVPFEVVKGTVADRYPQGNDHAVDGISGATLTGKGVTEFINRDLDLYEKYFKLIRRS